TTCGGTGAGAATTTCAGTCTCAGATCGGTAGTCAGTAACCCCAAGATATCTGCTCCTCTGTTCAATAATAACGGCATTCCCACGAAAGATATTACTTGGATTGAGAATGGTATTATCAAGAATATGCAAGCGGATCGTTATTATGCTCGTCAGAAAGAGATTGAACCCGCTTCGATATTCAATATCTATATCGAAGGTGGCAATACAAGTGAAGAAGAGATGTTGCAAAAGGCAGGACGGGGAGTTATTCTCAATAATCTCTGGTACATCAGACCTATCGATATGAAAAAGGGTGAATGGACCGGCTTGACTCGTGACGGAGTACTCTATTTCGAAAACGGTAAGATCCAACATGCTGTCACTAATTTCCGCTGGAATGAGATCTTGCACGATGCTACTAAACGGATCTTAGCACTCGGTCCGATGGAACAGGTCGAACACAACGCCTTTGTACCCTCGATGCTGATCGATAATTTCAACTTCGTTGATGTAACGACATTTTAACTTCAAGGATGAAAGCATATATCAGAAGCAAGAAAAAAAACATCCACTGATGTACACAGATTAAAAAACAATCAACACTGATAAATTCATTGTAGGGGCGGTTCATGAACCGCCCTTTTAAATAGAACACGGATCTGACGGAAAAATTGGATTGAAAAGGATTTGTTATCATATAGAACTTTTCTGTGTCATAAACAATAGTAATGTCAAAAGCATGAAGGATATGAAGGGGATATTTCTGAATGTAGAGATTTCATAACGGACTGTTTCGAAAAAAAGCGAGCAAAGAAAAGATTATTACTAACAGATAATTATAACGAATGATTGACAGGCATTGAGAGTAAAAGAAAAGTAAAAAAACACGAGATAGAACAGAATTGAATAGGGAAGAGGTTTGAATAGACTATGAAAGATTATGCCGAATTGTTCAGTATAGAAGAGGGGTATATAGCCCTCAATCATGGTAGTTTTGGAGCTTGTACGAAAGAGGTGATGCAATATTACATCGATCTGCAAAGGCGCATGGAGAGTCTGACTACCAGGTTTTTCTCGATAGAACTAAAACCTTTGATCATAGATTCTTTGAACACTTTAGCTAAATTCGTTAACGCTTCTCCCGATAATCTCGTTTTTGTCAGGAACGCTACAACTGCTGCCAATTCGGTGATCAATTCATTACCTTGGGAGAAGGGTGATGAGATCGTATCTGTCAATCTCATTTATGAAGCATGCAGACATCTATTGAACTATCTCTCTGAGAGCAAAGGGGTCGTGCAAAGAATAGTTCAGCTTCCTTTTCCAGTGAGCAATGAAGAGGAGATAGTAAACGGTATCATGAGTCTGGTTAATAATAAAACCAAACTCGTCTTTCTCGATCATGTAACGAGTGAAACGGCAACGATCTTACCGATAGAGAGGATCATTAAGCAATTAAAAGTCCATAATATCCCGGTTTTTATTGATGGTGCTCATGCTCCGGGCATGATTCCACTTGATCTGGAAAAATTAGCTCCTGATTTCTATACGGGGAATTGTCATAAATGGCTCTGTGCCCCTAAAGGGTCGGCTTTCTTATATGTCTCTTCTGAAAGACAGCAAGATATGATCCCCACCGTTATCAGTTTCTTTTTCCGCAGAGGGGATACTCCGCAAGAACAGTTCTTCAATTCTTTTTTCTGGACAGGTACTGCAACCGATTATCTGGCCTGCTGTTCAGTAAAACCGGCTATCGAGTATCTTGATAGTATAATAGATGGTGGCTGGCAGAAAATTATGGAACGCAATCGACAACTTGTTAAAAAGGGGAGAGAGATCATTAAAGAAGTTCTTAAACTCGATCAATATACACCCGATGAGATGACCGGTTCAATGGTAACATTCAAACTCAATTCCAAAGCTGACAAAGATCCCAACACCAATGCAGATAAACTGCTTATCAAACTGCTCGATGAATGCCGGATAGAGTCTTTTATCGCCACTCTCTATCAAACCGATGAAAGAATCTTAAGAATAAGTGCTCATCTCTACAACAAAGAGAGTGAATATAGCAAGTTAGCCGACTGTTTGCTTAAACTCGGCTACGGCTCCCATAGATGATCAAGTTGTTTCAAGCCTATTCTTGAATCGTTACGATAGTAATGGATTGAAAAAAGACTTTCTTTCTCTAATCGACTATATACTATTCAATTGAGGGATTTACTTTGTTAAACGACTATCCCATAACTGCTAAATCTAAAAAATCCTGATTTGATGAGGGTTTCCTATCATCTACTTCTAGGAAGGAGCGTAGTCGGCTAAAGCTGACAACGCTACTCCCTAAAAGTAGAAGAAAATTTTATTGATCAGTGAGCAATTTTACTAACATTGCTCTCATCTTTCTCTTCAAAACTATTTTATAAAACCTTATATACTGAATAATGAATGATTCTGGTTCTTGTAGTAAAGGTAACTATTCAGTAGAAGCTACTACTCTATAAAATTTCTTTTGCTCGGTTAGCATCTGCGAATAAGCCGGTTCACCAACAACAGCGATCTCTTGCCAATCCTCAACGTAAGGATCATCAGATGCATAGATGATGTATGTGTTAACTCCTACAATAGCTTCCCAGCTTAAGTTGACCATGTTATCTGTTATCGAGATCTCCACATTATGTGGAGGAAGAGGATTAAAATAAGCGATCGCAAGGTCTATATCGGCATTAAACACGAAACATATTTCAGCATCATAGAATTCTTCACTATCTAATGTCCAATTGTGAAATACCCAATCCTCAGCGGGTACGGCGAGAAGTTCAACATACTCTCCCAGGCCATAAAGAATAAATGCGGGATATTCATCTAACTCATAACTGTTCAGATGTACAGTTCCTTGACCAATAACATCAACCGAAAATCCATAATCGACAGCAATAAACATTAAACTGATTTCAATATCATCTATGCACCAATAATTGATATTAGCTGAGTCACCTTCAAAAACCCAAGCCAAATAGATAGTCTCTGATCTTACCTGTTCTAAATAGATAAAACTCGATACTATTTCTGGTCCCAGATTACTATCCTGATCAATAACTGACCAGGTATCAGTCCATTCTAATCCATCAGTTGAATATTGCAGTTTAAGAGTATAAAGTCCACTATTATGATCTACATAATGCCTAAACTGAATTTCTAACCATACTTCCATATAGTCTGAGTTTTCGATGCTTTCATAGACAAGTGGTGGAGTAACAAGTTGAAATTCACCTGTTATAGACGGAGTTCCTGTAAAACTCATCTCTGGTGATATGCCACCGGCATAATTTGTGTTAGTTACACCCCAGTTAGATACATCACTTGTCCAACCTAATGGTATTTGACCGGTTGGTGTGTTATCAAATGATTGAGAATATGGAAGTAGTGATTCTCCCAGTTCTTGCCATAAGAAATAAGGATAGCCATCATTAATACTATAATCAATATCAGCTGACCATAAATCATCAAAATCCCAATCAACATAAGTATTTAAGGCATATGGGTAAGTCATTTCTTCCGTAATTCTACCAATACCCCCAGAACTTGATGATTGTCCGGATGTTTCTGTGTTCCAATAGCTGTTAGTTACGGTGGAACCCCATTGATATCCTACCAAACCACCGACATATCCTTCCTCTCCACTCACAATTCCCGTGCTATAGCTGTTATGAACAGTGGCATTTCCAGATTGTCCTCCCACCAGACCACCGACATCCCAAACTCCGCTCACATTACCTGTGCTATAACAGTTACTGATGGTAGGATACCAATATTGATACCCCACGAGCCCCCCGACATAATATACTTCAAATCCACCGCTCACATTACCCGTACTGTAACTGTTCATTACGGTGGAATAAGCACCTGCTTGGGCTCCAACAAGACCGCCGAGTTTGTAACCTGTTCCACTTATATTAGCTGTACTATAACTGTTGCTAACGGTAGCCATACTCTGCTCACCCACAAGACCACCTATACACATATAACCTGAGATATTTCCAGTGGTGTAGCAGTTGTCGATGTAAGTAGAAGCAAATTGATATCCTGTAATGCCACCGACGTAAGAATACCCGGTTATATTAATGTTCGTCAAACGAAGGTTCTGTATATATACTCCGGCATTCATGTAACCAAATAGTCCTATATAATTTGTTGTTGGTCGATTGATAAAAAGACCGTCAATTTTGTAGCCCAGTCCGTTATATGATGCACCAGTAAGATAATTATCGCCATCTGTTCCTATTGGTATCCATCCTTGTCCATTAAACCAAGTAACTGTTTCCGAGGCATCAATGTCGGCTGTCTGGATAAAGTAGCTTGACCAGTGAGAAGGGTTAACAGCTATCCAATAGAGGTTTCCCAATGAAGATATTTGATAAGGATTTGTTTCTGTTCCATCTCCTATTGACGGTGGTACTGCTGTCTGAGATAAGAGTAATGATGAAAGTAAAAGTAAAATGAAAAGCACTAATAAACGTTTCATAGTAACCTCCATATATTAGATATAAAGTATATCAATAAGACTGAAAAAGTTCATTGAATTGTCAAGAAAATTTGATAAGATTAGGTTTTTTTATTATGATGTCAGTCACAGCTTAATAATTTAAATCAGATAAGCAAATTCTCTACAAAGTCCAAAAAATCCACTTCTTGATTTTTACTTGCCCCAAAGCATCCTACTAGACACTTTCCTCGGTTCTTTAGAATTGATAACGTCGAGCTCAGAAGCAGAGAGTAAGAAGTAGTTCCCTCGGTTCTGCAAAAAGCCATCATGCAATTTAGTACATAAATAAAATCTTTGCGGAAACCATATAAGTGGTTGAAATCATAGTTGATATACTGGTATTAAGAACCAATCATTATGAAAAAGTCCATCGTGATGATGGACTTTGTTGTAATTTTAAACTCTATAGGATATTTTATCAACTCATGTAATTAGATAGGAGAATAATGGAGATATCATCATCCGAATCTTCATTCAAAGCAGCTTCTATGATCTTTTGACTGTTCTCTTCCAATGTGGTTTTCATATCGATCAAAGAATGGATCTTCTCGTCAGTCAAATAATCGGTAATACCATCGGAACAGAGAAGAAAGAGCTGTTTCTTGGCAATACTGATCTCAAAAGGTTTTAGATCAATATCTCTTCCCATCGCTATATGCTTGGTGATCAAGTGACTTGAAGGGTGTCTGATCATCTCATCCTTTTTCAGTTTTCCCTTTCGGAATTGCTCCCAGACAAGCGAATCATCTTCGGTGATCTGCACTAATTGATCTTTCTCATAGCTGTACAATCTACTGTCACCAACGTTGGCAACAATGCCCTTATCGTTATTGATCAGTAGAGCAACCATTGTAGTTCCCATACCGTTGCATTTTGAATGAATGACAGAATAGTCATAAAGGAAACGGTTTGCCTCTTTAACGATCTCTATCATCCACTCTTTAGTATAGGGGGGATTGTATTCTTCAAGAAAGCTGTCAGCGATAGATTTGACACATAATCTACTGGCGACCTCTCCACTTGGAGCACCACCTAAACCATCGCAAACAATAGCTAATAGTTTATCTTCTCTTTCATTAACTTCCTGATAATCTTGATTCTTACGGGTCTTCTTACCCTGTATCGATTCTATAAAATATTTCCACATATCATTCTCTTTCGGTTATAAAAAAGTTATAAAGATGCTATCTCTTGAATTAGATCAGAGATATTCTAAGCGAAATGCAAATCTATTGCTGTTGTTCAAGGAGATGGTCTAATTCTTGAAACGCCTGAGAAGCTTTGAATTGATTATAAAGTGCCTCTTCATTTCTGATCTGATTGCGCAGGTTGCGATTGATCTCGTCTTTAGGTATACTGACTCTGATAAATGTTTGATATCTACCATCTTCTTTAATATAAGATTCTCTTTTTGATATCTGGGTACCGGAGAATTTAGCATTGGAAATAACTCTGGCTACACTGCTTGTTAAAGCTAAAACCTGCGGGTCTTTAACACCGGCTTCTTCGGTATAGTTCTTAATCAAACTCTGAACGTGTGCTTCTACATAGTTAGCAGCTTCCTGCATGGCATTAGCATAGGCAGCTTGTTCAGAAGCATTTTGGCTTACTTTCTCTGCTTGTCCATAGGTATAGACGTATTCAGGATTATCCTGTAGATCATACCAATCAGGATGAAATGCTTGTGTTAACTTAGCTTTTGATGATTTACCGGAAGAACATGCTGTCAAAATTAATAGACCAATTACTGCTAATACTATTAAATTCTTAAATTTCATCGTAACCTCCCTGTTCCGAGATATTATAGTTGATTTATTATCGTTTTGATTTATCATTAAATTTCATTATCGATTTCATTAAGCTATTGTCAATGATTTTTTATTTTTCTTTAATCTCCCTTGATAAATTGAAAACCTAACTGAAAAAGTACTAAACCTCTATATGAACTCTTTGAAATGTGTCATTTCGGATCCAACCTATGATACCTGATGGTAGGGTTATCTGACTCCAGCCGTTTTGTGTCATATTTATTCTGAAGATCATTCCTTCGTGGATGCGGAAAATGCTTTCATAATCATCTGCAGGTCCGCTGAATCCGGTTGTGGAAGATGCAGTCAGAACAGCTTCCGAATCATTATGCAAGTGTTGCCAACGATAGTAGGTTATCCCTCCGCTGATAAGCAACAGGAAAATAATGATAGTGAGGATAAATAAGGGTATAGTCTTCTCTTTTCCGGAAAATAAGATTATTATTACATTGATAATCAAGACAACCAGAATGAAAAGGGCTAAGATTATAATAAAAAGCGTGTTTAAGGGTAAAGTAAACACTATTTGATCGACAATCCTTAAAATTGGATTGGTTTCTTCTATTACTTGTCTGTCCTGAGTCAGAGATAATGAATACCTAAGATTATTTTGCAACGTTTGATTATATGGCTCAAGACGTAACCCTTTTTTATAATAGAGGATAGCGTGACCAATGTTATCTAAACGGAAATAGGTATTACCGATATTATAATACAGTTTGGCATTTACAACCCCCTCCTCTGTTAGATGAAGAAATGACTGGAGAGCTAATTCGTAATTTCGTTCTTGATAGGCGTTGACTCCCCTCTGAAAGATCTCGTCATTATCAAAGATCGCCGATAATTGTAGTGTTACTGCTAACAGTACCAGAGTTAACAAACAAATTTTCCAGAACATTATTTTCCTTTCTCTACTATCTCATTTTGTTTTTTGCTGTTTTTCTTCTGACGGCTGATCAGTGCCACAGTATCTTGTAATTCACGATAATCTTCTGCTATCTTGTCTTTAATAAAACCACCAGGCATAAACCGGGCTTCCAAGCAGCGATTGATGATCTTTCT
The sequence above is a segment of the Candidatus Cloacimonadota bacterium genome. Coding sequences within it:
- a CDS encoding aminotransferase class V-fold PLP-dependent enzyme, encoding MKDYAELFSIEEGYIALNHGSFGACTKEVMQYYIDLQRRMESLTTRFFSIELKPLIIDSLNTLAKFVNASPDNLVFVRNATTAANSVINSLPWEKGDEIVSVNLIYEACRHLLNYLSESKGVVQRIVQLPFPVSNEEEIVNGIMSLVNNKTKLVFLDHVTSETATILPIERIIKQLKVHNIPVFIDGAHAPGMIPLDLEKLAPDFYTGNCHKWLCAPKGSAFLYVSSERQQDMIPTVISFFFRRGDTPQEQFFNSFFWTGTATDYLACCSVKPAIEYLDSIIDGGWQKIMERNRQLVKKGREIIKEVLKLDQYTPDEMTGSMVTFKLNSKADKDPNTNADKLLIKLLDECRIESFIATLYQTDERILRISAHLYNKESEYSKLADCLLKLGYGSHR
- a CDS encoding tetratricopeptide repeat protein produces the protein MFWKICLLTLVLLAVTLQLSAIFDNDEIFQRGVNAYQERNYELALQSFLHLTEEGVVNAKLYYNIGNTYFRLDNIGHAILYYKKGLRLEPYNQTLQNNLRYSLSLTQDRQVIEETNPILRIVDQIVFTLPLNTLFIIILALFILVVLIINVIIILFSGKEKTIPLFILTIIIFLLLISGGITYYRWQHLHNDSEAVLTASSTTGFSGPADDYESIFRIHEGMIFRINMTQNGWSQITLPSGIIGWIRNDTFQRVHIEV
- a CDS encoding LPP20 family lipoprotein; the encoded protein is MKFKNLIVLAVIGLLILTACSSGKSSKAKLTQAFHPDWYDLQDNPEYVYTYGQAEKVSQNASEQAAYANAMQEAANYVEAHVQSLIKNYTEEAGVKDPQVLALTSSVARVISNAKFSGTQISKRESYIKEDGRYQTFIRVSIPKDEINRNLRNQIRNEEALYNQFKASQAFQELDHLLEQQQ
- a CDS encoding protein phosphatase 2C domain-containing protein translates to MWKYFIESIQGKKTRKNQDYQEVNEREDKLLAIVCDGLGGAPSGEVASRLCVKSIADSFLEEYNPPYTKEWMIEIVKEANRFLYDYSVIHSKCNGMGTTMVALLINNDKGIVANVGDSRLYSYEKDQLVQITEDDSLVWEQFRKGKLKKDEMIRHPSSHLITKHIAMGRDIDLKPFEISIAKKQLFLLCSDGITDYLTDEKIHSLIDMKTTLEENSQKIIEAALNEDSDDDISIILLSNYMS